CGGACCTGTAGCCGTCGAATCATAAAAGAGTTTCAGCTGTTTGCCTGTCTTTGAGGAAATGCCTCCGGGATAGCCCGCCTCGGCCAACAATCTTTTGGCTACAGAAAGCGGCTTTCTGACCCTTTTGCCCTCTTTCCAGTCATAGACCACCTTGTTGGTCCCCGCTTCACCTTCTTCATATCCGAAAATACCGGGAGGAATGGGTCCCTGTGCCGGGATACCGCGTTCATTCATGAAAATGGAGATATACTCTTCCTGATTCTGCGCGATACTGATCGCCTGACGCAGTTTTCTGGCAGATTCGGAGTAACCTCCTACCACAGGATCAACCATATTGAATGCCATATAGAAGATGGAAGGCTGTACGGAGCCCTTCAGTTCTATCCCTTTTTTTCTCATCTCCTCGCTCAGGCCCATAGTACCCGAAGCGGAAATCTGTACTGCCTGGTCAAAGGCTTCCGAGGAAATGCCTGAAGCATCATAATATCCCTGTAGAAACTTGTTCCACAGAGGGATATTCTCTTTTTCAAGCGAATAGATAATTTCATCGATGAAAGGGAGTTTTTTCCCTGCATCTTTGAGCAGCGATACATCGATACCTTCAGCTTTGGCCGATTCTTTATCCAATGCCGGGTAGCGCTCCTCATGAAAATTGGGATTGGCTTTGAGCCGCATCACTCTGTTGGGATTGTTCTCGGCCAGATAATAGGCTCCCGTACCCACAGGATACCAGTTAAGAGTCATGTTTTTGGCAATGAGCCCCTTTTGCTGATAGAAAAGATCAGCCTCCCAGGGGATAGGGGCGAAAAAGTTCATAGAAAGCCAATAGAGAAATTGCGGATAGCGTCCCTTAATCGTGATGACCAGCGTGTTGTCATCGGCGACACGGACACCTTCTATATGGTAAGGTCTAAGGTCCAGCCGTTCCTCTTTCTCCTTTTTCTCTTGAGCGATTTTGCTGATCTTTTCGGAAAAGGTATCCAGTCCGGTGATATATTCTGTCATCGTATCAAGTATGGGGGAGTGGTTCTGCCTGACAGCCATCCGTTTGATGGCATAGGCATAATCTTCTGCTTTGAGCCTGCGTGTTGACTGCTTTTTGAAATCTTTTAGAGAGTCGATGGATGCCAATGCTTTTTCATCCAGATGGCCATAGAGCAGTTCCCCTTTTTCATTTTTGACAAAAGCGGGATGGTCCTGATAACGGATATTTTTTCTCAAAGTCAATGTATATTCTGTAAATGCGACACTGCTGCTGTTCTCATCCACCTCTGTACCGTTCGCATCCAGGTAATGCACCAGAGGCATTTTGGTCAATGTCAACGGTTCAAGTTCATAGGGACGTTTCAGATAATTGTACTGCAAAGGCGGTTCATAGATCTGTCCGATGAAGGCCCATTCGTTGGCATTATAGGAGATAACGGGGTCAAGACGTTTGGGCGGCAGGGAAAAAGCGGAAAAGAGTATATTACTTTTCACTTTATTCACTTCGTGGGGGCTATTCCAGACGGCACTCTGCAATGATATAGAAAAACCCAACAGTAACAGAAGAGAAAAAAAGTACCTATACATTCGTAAAAATCATTCCTTCAATAATATAGTAAATAGTGAAGGATTTTAGCATATTTTTCTATAGAATGATATACAAAATTAAATAGGGTACAATAACTCCTTATTTCATCAGTTTATTTGATGAATAAGATCAGTAGTTCAGTGAAAAAATCATTTTTTTTCACTGAACATAATTTAAACCATAATAACTGATTATAATCATAATTGAATTGTAAAGTTTAATTTAGTTTTAAATGAGCTTGGCCTAAAATATAATTGTCTAAAAATTAATTAAGAAGGAAGGATATGGCACGATTAGTAGTTATGGGTGGTGGCGTCTCAGGACACACTGCTGCAACATTTGCAAAAGATTGGCTGGGTGACGAGCACGAAGTAGTGGTTGTAACTCCAAATTCACAATGGAACTGGATTCCATCAAATATATGGGTAGGTGTAGGTCAAATGACCAAGGAGGAAGTTGTCTTCCCTTTGGCACCCGTGTATGAAAAAGCAGGTATCGATTTCAGACAGGCAAAAGCAGTTTCCATTCATCCAAACGGTGGAGAGAAGAGTGACAAAGAGTATATCACGATCGAATATACAGGACAGGGCAAAGAGGGACAGACCGAAGAAATTACTTATGATTACCTCATCAATGCTACAGGTCCAAAACTGAACTTCGGTGCAACACCTGGTTTGGATGAAGGTCACACTGTTTCTGTCTGTACTGCCGACCATGCGGTACATGCGAACCTTGAGCTCAAGAAGGTCTTCGAAAAGGCAAAAACAGAGAAGCAGAAAATTCTTGTCGGTACCGGTCACGGTATGTGTACCTGTCAGGGTGCCGCGTTCGAATATATCTTCAACATCGAGCACGAAGCGAACAAAGCAGGCGTCAGAGACAACCTTGAGATCAAGTGGATCTCCAACGAATCATTCCTCGGTGACTTCGGTATCGGTGGTCTACACATGAAACGTGGGGGTTATGCTGCCTCTTCAAGACTTTTCGCCGAATCACTCTACTCTGAGAGAGGGATCCCTTGGATCATTGGAGCACATGTCTCTAAAGTTGAAGCAGGAAAGGCACACTACGAACTTCTTGATGGTTCGACCGGAGAAGAAGAGTTCGATTTTGCAATGCTCATTCCGCCATTTGCAGGTGTGGGGCTCAAAGCATACGATAAAGACGGTTCAGACATCACTGACACGATCTTCGCACCGAACGGCTTCATGAAAGTTGATGCAAAGTATGATGCCGGTGCCTACGAGAACTGGAAAGCGTCTGACTGGCCAAGAACGTATCAGAATCCGACATATTCAAATATGTTCGCATGCGGTATTGCATTCGCACCTCCGCACCTGATCTCCAAGCCGATGTCATCAGTGAACGGTACACCGATCAACCCGACACCGCCAAGAACAGGTATGCCTTCAGGTATCATCGGTAAAAATGTAGCACACTCCGTATGTGACCTGATCAAAAAAGGTCCTGACGCACACCTTCATGAAGCCTCCATGGCGGAAATGGGTGCAGCGTGTGTTGCATCTGCAGGTAAAGGTCTTACAGACGGTACGGCTGCAGCATTGACCGTTTATCCTGTCGTTCCTGACTTCGAGAAATATCCGGGACTTGGACGTGACCTTGACTATACCTTTGGTGAGATCGGACTTGCAGGGCACTGGATCAAGCATATCCTGCATCACCTGTTCATCTATAAAGCAAAACTCAAGCCAGGCTGGACTCTCATCCCAGAGTAAAAAAGGCTTAAAGCTTTATACGAGAAAAATGGTGTCCTGACAATGTTTGGATACCAAAAGATAAATTAATAAAAAGGAAAGACATGCAAAGAATTGAAGAAACAGTTAAACCTTATGACCAGAACTTTACAACTATGGTACCAACAGGTTTTGTAAAATTTATGAGAACATGCCTTATCTGGCAATTTCTCAGATTTATCGCGATCAATATCAAAATGATCATCGTTGTTAGAAAAAGCCACGGCTAATCTTCTATTCGCACTCCTCTTTTTTAGGGAGTGCGGATATCTAGACTTTCCTTATTTTAAAATAGAATTTCAATTTCCATTCTGTTTCACAATAAAGAAAAAGAAGACACTATGGTACAAAAACTGGTTATCTACCCCGACGACAGGATGAACTGCACCTCAACGGATGTACGTTCTTTCAACCAAACGCTCTGGGACGTATTGGAAGATATGCGCGATACAATGCTGGCACATGACATCAAAGCTATGGCTGCTATGCAGATTGCCTATCCCTACAACATTATTCTTATCAAAGAGGGTGAGGAGTATCACGAATATATCAATCCGCGTATCATCAAGAATGAAGACCTTTTCGACTCTGAAGAGAGCAGCATCCATTACCCGGATGTAACGGTCACCATCCCTCGTTACGGGAAGATAAAACTGGTGTATGAAGACCGAAACGGAAAGGTACATTACGAAGACATCGAAGACAGAGAACTTGCTGCGATACTGCAGAGAAAGATAGATATTACCTTTGGTGGAAACATACTCGACAAGGTAGACAAAAACACCAGAGAGAAGATACTCGATGCTCTGGCAGGGAAAGGGCTCATGCCTCAGACTGACGATGTCTGTCCTACTTTCTCAAGAAAAGACTATTTTGTCAGCTTTACAGACAAGCTGCTCTTCTTTATGGGACTCTCTCTCCTCACGCCACTTTTCAAATTTTCAAAAGAGACCGTAGAGAACATCTATACCTTTGACAAGATCGTATTCCCACTCATCATTGTGTTGATGATAGGCTTTTTCTTCTATGCGCAGTACGAAGCCAAAAAATACAAACAATGCAGCTCCTGTCAGATAGGGAATAACATAGGCGTGATAATCAAACGCAGTGTTGCAGCCCTCGCTTTTGCCATAGGCGCTTACTTCCTGGTTAATCCTTACTAGGATTTCTTCATTACCAATATCGGCAGCATACCGAAATATGCCAGTGTACCATAAGCCTGAACGATATCTATATCAGGCTTGATCTCAAGTATCATCTTCTTGATACTTTCTTCATCCAGATCACCCATATATTCACCCTCACCGTGATCCTCTTTGTATATCTTCACCAAACGATGCGTCTCTTTACTCTCTTCATATTTCCATATGGTCATATTCTCTCCTCATAAAATACATACTGCATAACAACTTTGTCACTGAGCACTGGGCATGCCGATACAAAAGTGTGCATATTGCGTAGCAACACGCTGAAAGCATCGAAGTGCACTTGCGAAGTGACGCTTTTTTGTTTATTTTTTTCTAAAAAAAGTAAACAGAAGTTCGTATACTAACATAATTTAAGATGAAATTTAAATGGGTAGGGAATAGATAGAAGGAGTTTCTGCCAAACCCGAAGGGCCTGAACAGAAGAGATAACGGAAAGTACCGATTATCTTTTTGAGAACTGTGGAGATCTTCTCGCTTTTTTCTTACCTGGTTTCTTACGCTCAACGACTCTTGAGTCACGAGTAAGAAGACCCATAGGCTTCAAGATCGTTCTGAAAGACGGCTCGAATTCAACCAATGCTTTGGTGATACCGTGCTTCAATGCATCTGCCTGTGCAGAGTAACCACCACCGAGTGTAGTTGCTTTTACATTCATAGACTCAAGCTGCTTAGTCGCTTCAAGAGGAAGTCTTACTTTCATTTTAAGTGTTTCGTGTCCACCCAACCATTGGTCAAGTGTCTTACCGTTAATTAGCATTTCACCGTTACCTGGTGTCAACCAAACTTTAGCGATAGCCGCTTTTCTTTTTCCTGTTGCATAAATAGTCGCCATGATTACGCTTCCTTGTTGATTTGTGCAGTATGTGGGTGCTCGGCACCGGCATATACTTTCAGTTTTTTAAGCATTTGTCTACCAAGAGTCGTCTTTGGCAGCATACCTCTTACAGCAAGCTTGTAAAGTTTCTCTGTGTGGTTCTCAAGCATATCGCCCAGTTTTTTACTTTTGGTTGAACCAAAGTAGCCTGAGTGAGTGAAATACTCTTTATCCTCAAGTTTGACACCTGTAAATTTCGCTTTTTCCGCATTGATGATCACTACGTAATCACCACAGTCTACATTCGGTGTAAATGATGGCTTGTGTTTACCTCTGAGAAGAGTTGCTACTTCAGTCAGGATACGACCGAAAGTTTTACCTTCAGCATCGATCAAAACCCAGTCACGTGTTACTTCAGCAGGTTTTAGTACCTTTGTCATTTTCATGATGGTTGTCCTTGTTTTAGATAAAAATCTGCAAAGCAAATCTTTTTGTGGACGGATTGTACCCACTTAATCTTAAAATTTATTTAAATTAAGATTATTTTAAGTTTACTATCTCGATTTTATCTTCCAAAAGATAAATGATCATTCCCTCAGTCGGTTTTTCTGCAATTTTTTCGATCGCTCTTTTATAGTAATTGACCTGAGTCTGATGCTTTATGGTATACTTCTTCGAACTCTTGTAATCGATCACCAGCATATGGTCGTCATATTCCAGAAGCAGGTCGATCTGTTTCAGTTCCCCTTCAAAAGAGAGCGACTGCTCTTTCATGATCCGGGCATCCTTCAAAAAGTCCTGAAATGCTTCATTTTCTATCAGTGCTTTGACCCGTTTTTCGATCTGGGCCAAACCTTCATGGCCCAAAAGCTGTCCGTAACGGTTCCTTACAGAGACTAGGGCGAATTTCAGGCTTTGCTCATCAAACTCTCCCATGATCTCCAGCGTGTAGTGCAGTGCCGTACCAAAAAGGATCGCTTCGTAATCTTTCTCTTCCTCATCCTCTTTCGTACCAATTTCCTGTGTACCGTAATCAGAAATAGTCACCGATACTACTTCGTTCTCCCTGCTCTTCTCTTCCTGGACACCCAATGTTGAACACTTAACGATTATCTCTCCGATCTTTATCGGAGAGATATTGATCTCATCGAAAATGGACCCTTCCGGCTTCTTGATAACGATCAATCCCTCCACCGCACGGGTCAATGCCACATAGAGCACATTTTTTCTATCCTTGAGAGAAGAAGCCCTTCTCTCCTCCATAATCCTTGCATAGTTGTCATCGAAGTGTTCCCTGTTCTGTGTTCTGTAGAGTATCTGGTCAATATGGAGATCATCATTGTAATGGAAGATAAGCGGGGCTTTATCACTGTTGGGACGCGTCAGCTTGTCCAGCACGATCACATATTCAAACTCCAGCCCTTTTGAACCATGGATCGTCATGATATTCGCACCATGAATGGAGTGGGCCGCCACAGAGATACTCGAGGTTCTGAACTCATCCAAAAATGTAGGGATATCCGAAAACGATGAGGCGAACTCCAATAGTTTGAGCATATTGCGGTCATTGTCGAAGTAGCCGAATTCCCGTATCAGCCTGTCCACGATCTGCAACGGGCTCATAAAAACAGAGAACCAGGAAAGATCGACCTCATCGAAGCTTTTGCCTACCTTCAGGAGCATCGCTTCCGCATCGATCTTCTCCCCGCCGAAGAGGTAGGAGACCATAGCGACCAGCGCAGCGACCTTCGGTACATTCTTCAAAGAGGAGGAAGTTTTCAGCAGTGTATGAATACCCTCTTTTTCACAGGCTTCCTGCAGATTCTGCCCATCCTTGTTGGTACTGACCAGGAATGCTATGTCATCTACGTCGATCCCAAGTTCCAGAAGACGCTGTGCCTGCGCAACTGCATCGTCAATGATCTCTTCGGACTCAAAGACTTCTACATACCCCTCACTTGCATCCGTTTTGCTTTTTTGGGGCACGTAGCCCTCCATCGTATCTTTGAACCAGAGGTTTACCTGTTCCACTACATACCTGCTGCTTCGGTAGTTGGTGTCCATCTGTTCGATCTGCACACCATATCTCTGGGCGATCTTGTCAAAGAGCTCTTCCTCCCCACCACGAAAACGGTACAATGACTGCTTGGTATCTCCCACATAGAAGAAGGACTTGAAATCACTCTGCCCCTGTCCGGAAAAAATCTCGTCGATAAGCGGTTTGAGCAGCAGGAACTGCAGTGTAGAGGTATCCTGAAATTCATCGAGAAGAATATGTCTGAACTTTGCATCGATCTTGAAGTACAGGAACTCACTCGAAGGCATTTCCTGCAAAAGCCGGTAGGTAAAATAGCTCAGGTCATCAAAGGTAAGCACCCCCGAATTCCTTGCATTCGTGATCGTTGCATTTTTGTAATAATCATAGATCCTGAAGAGATGATGCAGTACAACCATTTCTTTGGCTTTTGCCCAGTGCAGCAGCCTCTGTTTGAGTGCGGCATAAACAGCTTCGATCTCCCCATTAGCTATTTTTTTGTACCAGGAATGCTCACCCAGCGTCTCCTTCTCAAACAGCTTTTTGCTGAACAGCTCTTTAGTGTTTTTGGTATCGAACTGCTTCAGACAACGATCAGGCGCACCGGCATTTTCGAGTGCCTTGAGCATTTCCAGACGCAGTATTTCACAGGCCTCTTCCTCTTTGCTTATGGAGAGTGTCACTTCCGACTGGGCAGGAAGCAGCGGATCGACCTTGTAGAAGTTCTGCATCAGGTCAAATATCTTCTTGAAGCGTTTATCTTCAATGTCCATGGCCAGTTTCACCAGATCGGAAAGCATACCATTTGCATCTACTTCATCCAGAAAATGTTTCTCCAGCTCTTCCTTGGGCTGTTCCTTGGTCACAAAATCGGGTTCAAGTCCAAGTTCCAGAGAGGCGGAACGCAGGATCTTCGAGAAAAAACTGTCCAGTGTCACAATATGGGATGTAGAGGAAAGAAATCGTTTCAAGACTTCCGGCTGTTTCTGGAACAGTACGTCCCTGCTCATCCCTGTCTCTATCGCAATGGCATCGAGGAACGCCTTGTTCTCCCCAAGGTGACGCAGTGAATCCACCACACGCTGCCGCATCTCCGCTGCCGCCTTGTTCGTAAAGGTCGCTGCCAGTATGCTTCCTGCAGGCTCTCCCATAAAAAGCAGAGAGATGTAGCGTACAGAGAGCGCAAAGGTCTTACCGCTTCCCGCGGATGCCGAATAGGCCAAAAAAGGTTTAAAACTCATAGATACTCCCCCCTTTCACACATTAGGGCGAATTCACAGTAGGTACATTTCTGCAGGTCATCACATTTTTCTGCCACAAAACTTTTTGTCTGCTTTAAGTCGATGATATGTTCTGCTAAAAGGGCGTTTCTCTCTTCGAGCAGAGTGACCTGTTGTTTCTCTCCTTTTTCCAGTATCTTGACGAAAGCCAGAGAGATATTCTGATATCTGTTTTGGAGCAGTTGGCGGTAGATACTCATCTGAAAATCACTGATCTTTTCAGGATTGAGTTTTTTGGGCTCTTTTTCCACCCTTCCACTTTTATAGTCGAGCACCAGTGTATCGGTTGCATTCTGGTCAATACGGTCAATACGTCCTTTGAACTTCAAGCCGCCGATCTCGCCAAGGACTTCAAGCTCTCTCTCCACTACACGCCATTCTGCCTTGAAATGATCTATTTCTTTTTGTGCGAAACCTTTGAGCTTTTCTCTCCAGAGCAGTTTTCTGTAACGGTTCTTTGCATCCTCCTCCGGCAGCAACTCATCCATTAGCGCATGGAGTCTCTTTGTCAGCTCCTTTTCACTTGCATAACAGCCCTGTTCTTTGTAAAGCTGCTCCAACAGGGTATGAAGAAAAGCACCTTCATTAAGCTCATCCTCTTCTTTGGCCTTGATGTTTTTGATATAGCGGTAGTAGTATTTACGCTTGCATTCCAGCCAGGCCTTCAGTCTCGAAGCCGACCAGGTCTGGGCAGTCGCATCGAATGCTTCAACGACGGGGGCTTCCTCTGCTTTGAGTTGCGAAGGATGGCCGTAAAGGAGGCTAAGTGGTACCTTGGGCCGTTCGGCCTTGCCTAAACCCAACTCGTAGAGAAACTTTGAAGGCAGATTGCTCTCGGAACTGCTGTAAATGATGGCAGCACTCTCTGCCTGTTGCAGCAGACGGTTGTAATACTGTTTCTGAAGTGCTTCCCTGTCCTGTCGCGTCGGCAGCCCGGCAAAGGTCCGTACCGTCGAATTGAGGAACATGTCTTTACTTGATGATGCCGGTACCGTACCTTCATTGAAATCCACGATCACCACACCTTTGAATGAGACACCCCTTGTCTCCAGCACTCCCAGGACTGTCACCTTCCCTCCGCGTACATCATCCAGAGTGATCTTCGAGAGTGTTTTGAGCCAGAGAAAAAGCCATTCTTTATAGGTGAGTGTTGCATCCCGGAAAAGCGTAAGAAAATGCCGATACTTCTCCTCTACCCGTTCCTGTTTTTCTGCATCCAGCAGATCAATTTCCTCCAGGAATCCAAAAAAGTTTTCCACACCTGTCTGTGCTGTCTTACTGACACTGTCGATCTTCTCTTTCAGAAGACCATAACGTTCTATCAGACTGACACTTTCCCTGTCATGCCGCTGCCAGTAGCGATACAGTGCATCCAGCGACCGGTAGATACGTCCGTTTGCATAATCGTACCCCATAGCAAAGTTCAGATTGTTATGTGTATCAAAGAGCATAAAGTGTTTTTTGAATTCTTCATCGGGCAGGATCAGGACGATCTCTTCCGGGGAAATACCCGACTGTACCATCTCTTCGATCTTCATAAAGGCCAGAGCAACCTGTTCATCACGCTCCTCAACACTGTAGACAGAAGCTTCTATGGACAGCGTATCGGGATGGTCGCTCAAAATACGTCTGCTTCCAAGATCGAAAGTCACTTCCCTGTTGGGCTGCAGTTCAATATCAAAGGCTTCAAAACGCTCCAACATCTTCTGGTTGAAAGTGCTGGTTGTATAATGGATGATCAGCTGTGTATGTTTCGCCATCTTCTCCAACAGTTCAAGTTCAAAACGGCTCAGATATCCTTCAAGAAATATCTCTATCCTCTCATATCCTTTGACAAAGCCTTCATTTAGAGTGTAACACTGTGGAATGAACATCCGATCTGTCAGGCCCTTTGCCTCAAGCAGCTCTTTGTAGCGCCTTTGCAACTGTTCCAATGTTTCAAGGTGTTTGTCAAATTCCGCATAGGCATCTGCCTGGACCAAAGTATCATAATCCACATGCTCGGCAGAAAGTTCCTCAAAGAACTTGAAAAGTGCGTCACTTTTACTGAAAAAACGTACCAGGTCACGATTGACCTTCAATGTTTTAAAACTGTCGAAGCGTGAAGCTTCTTTAAGAAAAAGTATACGTTGAAGGGGATCGGCCTGTGTTCTTTCTTCCACAAGTACTGCCCGTTTTTCAAACTCATCCATCCGCATCAGTGTCGGGAGGAATCCATCACAGTTTTTCAATGACTGGCTTACGGTTCTCAAAGCTCTGGAAGTAGGGTAGATATGTAATTGGTTCATGGGGAAAAGTATATCACAGAGTGACTATAAAAGCTGAAAATATGTCAAATTGTCAGAGAAAACCTGTATCTTTGTATGGCAGGCAAGTGCCTGCCATTTTTTGACATTAGGGCTTGAGATAAGCCGGTGTATCGGAATAGCCGACAGCATCACCGATCCTGGCTCTAATGCGGAGCACGTAGCGTCCCGGTTTTTCAACAGAAACCGTTACTCTGTACTTTCCGTCTGAAAAAGGAACTGTCTCTATCATAATATCATCCACTTTGGTATGCGGACGCGTCAGAAGAAAGCTCACATTGGCATCGGGTACATCTGCATTTTTTACATTAACTACTTCATAGGAAAAAGTGTTTTCACCTTTGGCAAGTTTTACCTGTGACTTCTGCTTTCTATGAAGCACCTCGTTTTTCTTCACTGGAAGCATTTCAACATCTGAGATAATGATCTTGTACTTTTTATCGAAGGCTTTCTGTTTTTCAAGAATTTCATTGATATTCATATCGGCCTTCTGGTATTTGAGCATATACTCGTTCTCTTCCTGTACAGGAAGCGAGGTGGCATGCTTCACTGTCCAATATCCAAGGGTGATCCCTATGAGTAGAAAGCCTACTATCATATGAGGCCAGTAAGTCTTCTCTTTATTCTCTTTTACCATTTTTTATCCTCATCCATATCGGTCTAAACAGGAACATCCAGAAAACAAGTATAGCGCCGATACTGACCAGTACCTGCAATACCCTGATAATATATCGTGTTTCATTTGGCATAGTACTTTTCATTTCTACATGCTTACTATCCGCAATCTGGTCAGCAAGCTCAGAAAATCCCTGTACTATTCCAATATTATATTTGTCTTTATTGCTGTTTTTATCTTTGGTTGCAACGATATCTATCGTAGCATCTATGACATCATTCTTGTCATAGAGGTCAGCTATCGTTTTATCAGACGGTATCAATGCTACACGCCCTGTCTCTTCTGACTTTTGTGTGATCTTCGCCTTGGGAGCGAATATTAACATTACATAGGGCTTGCTCATATTAGCTTCATACTTCTTACTGTATGCAACAAGATTGAATCTTTCGGGAAAGTGTTCGTTCGTTGCGACCACATAACCATTTATCCCTGTTTTTTGCAGCAGTTCACCTGCCATATCTTCAACCAGTTTTGAAGCTTTAGGATTTAGAATGTCATCTTTTAGAATATGTGTTGCATTAAGAAGAAGAGGAAGTAACAAAGCAAGCAAGGAGAACCTTACTTGAACTTTGAACATATATTAACCTACATACAGGTGGTTTGGTGTAAGTACTGCCCAAGCAGTATAAATAGCTGTAATAACCATACCCCAACCGAGAACTTTATCCATAATTGTAATCATTTTTTATCCTTTTATGAATTACTTAGCATCTTTGAATGCAAATTGCGCATTGTCTTTACTGATCTCTTTGATATTGTCTAAATTACTTGTGATCGGTGTAGGATCATAAGGATTAGTCGCGGAGTGCTGCTGTACCCCTATACCCCAGGTTGTAAGAAAAGCAAGGATACCCAAAAGGAGTACCGTTGCGATCAACATCCCTGTCACACCACTAAGGCCGAATACGGATCTATTTGTATTTTCTGTCATCTTATTCTCCTTTGATCGATCGGATGTATGTAGCAAGTGCTTTCACCTGTACCGGCGTCATTCTGTCATGGAATGCAGGCATTTTACCAAGTGCACCTTTTTTACCATTCTTGACGACATGTTCTACGATCGTGTTGTCATATTCTGCAAGGTTCGGTGCCATACCGTTCATACCTTTACCATCCGGTCCATGACAGGATGCACATGCTGCAAATGCTGCAGGCTGTTTCCCCTTCATGCCGCCGGATATCCATACTGCGATCTCTTCAGCATCTTTCCCCTGTGCCATCATAGGTGGCATCGCACCCATCTGGTAGCCAAGCTGGTTTGAACCATTCTTGATCGTATAGAGAATCTGCTCTTTGCTCATTCTGCTTCCGAAATCCTGTGCTTTACCTGAAAGTCCGTC
This DNA window, taken from Sulfurovum lithotrophicum, encodes the following:
- a CDS encoding DUF4006 family protein, with amino-acid sequence MTENTNRSVFGLSGVTGMLIATVLLLGILAFLTTWGIGVQQHSATNPYDPTPITSNLDNIKEISKDNAQFAFKDAK
- a CDS encoding PD-(D/E)XK nuclease family protein: MNQLHIYPTSRALRTVSQSLKNCDGFLPTLMRMDEFEKRAVLVEERTQADPLQRILFLKEASRFDSFKTLKVNRDLVRFFSKSDALFKFFEELSAEHVDYDTLVQADAYAEFDKHLETLEQLQRRYKELLEAKGLTDRMFIPQCYTLNEGFVKGYERIEIFLEGYLSRFELELLEKMAKHTQLIIHYTTSTFNQKMLERFEAFDIELQPNREVTFDLGSRRILSDHPDTLSIEASVYSVEERDEQVALAFMKIEEMVQSGISPEEIVLILPDEEFKKHFMLFDTHNNLNFAMGYDYANGRIYRSLDALYRYWQRHDRESVSLIERYGLLKEKIDSVSKTAQTGVENFFGFLEEIDLLDAEKQERVEEKYRHFLTLFRDATLTYKEWLFLWLKTLSKITLDDVRGGKVTVLGVLETRGVSFKGVVIVDFNEGTVPASSSKDMFLNSTVRTFAGLPTRQDREALQKQYYNRLLQQAESAAIIYSSSESNLPSKFLYELGLGKAERPKVPLSLLYGHPSQLKAEEAPVVEAFDATAQTWSASRLKAWLECKRKYYYRYIKNIKAKEEDELNEGAFLHTLLEQLYKEQGCYASEKELTKRLHALMDELLPEEDAKNRYRKLLWREKLKGFAQKEIDHFKAEWRVVERELEVLGEIGGLKFKGRIDRIDQNATDTLVLDYKSGRVEKEPKKLNPEKISDFQMSIYRQLLQNRYQNISLAFVKILEKGEKQQVTLLEERNALLAEHIIDLKQTKSFVAEKCDDLQKCTYCEFALMCERGEYL
- a CDS encoding FixH family protein, encoding MVKENKEKTYWPHMIVGFLLIGITLGYWTVKHATSLPVQEENEYMLKYQKADMNINEILEKQKAFDKKYKIIISDVEMLPVKKNEVLHRKQKSQVKLAKGENTFSYEVVNVKNADVPDANVSFLLTRPHTKVDDIMIETVPFSDGKYRVTVSVEKPGRYVLRIRARIGDAVGYSDTPAYLKP